The following proteins are encoded in a genomic region of bacterium BMS3Abin08:
- a CDS encoding radical SAM superfamily protein codes for MNRSVYLDTHPGLIDKKIEQLEEMLRDCSLCPRVCGVNRTKGEMGFCKTGDRPVLSSWGPHYGEESPLVGSGGSGTIFFTNCNLGCLFCQNYTISHLGEGREVDNDTLSDVMVGLQGSGCHNINLVTPTHQIPMIMRALRTARRKGLEIPIVYNCGGYESVETLRILDGLIDIYMPDFKYSDPETAKKYSCAEDYPRVARDAIREMHRQVGDLLINDYGIAERGLLVRHLVMPGDVAGTEGVVRFIAEEISPETYINIMDQYHPCHMAFDHPPLDRRITEQEYRRAVDLAVKAGLRRIDGVNI; via the coding sequence GTGAATCGTTCCGTCTACCTCGATACCCATCCCGGTCTGATTGATAAAAAGATAGAGCAACTGGAGGAGATGCTTCGGGACTGCTCCCTCTGTCCGAGGGTTTGCGGTGTTAACAGGACAAAGGGAGAGATGGGGTTTTGCAAGACAGGTGACAGGCCTGTGCTCTCAAGCTGGGGACCGCACTACGGGGAGGAAAGCCCCCTCGTTGGTTCCGGTGGGTCAGGGACGATCTTTTTCACCAACTGTAACCTGGGTTGCCTGTTCTGCCAGAACTACACGATCAGCCATCTGGGAGAGGGCAGGGAGGTGGATAATGATACACTGTCAGATGTGATGGTTGGACTTCAGGGGAGTGGATGTCATAACATCAACCTCGTTACACCTACACACCAGATACCGATGATCATGAGGGCGTTGAGGACCGCCCGGCGGAAAGGGCTCGAGATACCCATTGTATATAACTGCGGTGGATACGAGTCGGTTGAGACCCTGAGGATACTCGACGGCCTGATCGATATCTACATGCCCGATTTTAAGTATTCCGATCCCGAGACGGCAAAGAAGTACTCCTGTGCGGAGGATTATCCACGCGTTGCCCGTGATGCCATCAGGGAGATGCACCGGCAGGTGGGAGACCTTCTGATTAATGATTACGGTATTGCCGAAAGGGGACTTCTTGTGAGACATCTCGTTATGCCCGGAGACGTAGCGGGGACAGAAGGGGTTGTCCGGTTTATTGCAGAGGAGATCTCGCCGGAGACCTATATCAACATAATGGACCAGTACCACCCCTGCCACATGGCCTTTGACCATCCGCCCCTCGACAGAAGGATAACGGAACAGGAGTACAGGAGGGCCGTTGACCTTGCAGTGAAGGCCGGGCTAAGGAGGATAGACGGTGTTAATATATAA
- the tilS gene encoding tRNA(Ile)-lysidine synthase — MRILDRVRDTIRRYSMLRGGEGVLVALSGGPDSVCLLLLLNELRDELRITLSALYVDHGLRPGEVPSEIVLCRELTTTLGIPLNVLRVDVRGFAEDERLGIQEAARLLRYRAFYEEARRLDADRVATGHHADDQAETVIMRLLRGSGPRGLSGIPPVRESVIRPMIGLRREEIEGYLRERDIRFVHDSSNLQDKYLRNRIRRELLPALKRYNPRIVEVLGRTADILREEDGYMEIKVTKALMRLITKKTGDTVELFLSPLENMEKVILRRVLLRIVEETRGLRGIGLEHVEAIMGLIRAGSAGSRVYLPRGVRAIKGYSTLTVTSVRPGRLPEYTLNIPGETVLKEAGIVLIASMMETKEAGSFGDGRNEAVFDPDTLVFPLKVRARRPGDAFYPYGFGKRKKIQDFFVDGKVPRDERDTVPLLLSGDDIIWVVGYRTDDRYRVGSACRRVLKIMVRLVNR; from the coding sequence ATGCGGATACTTGACAGGGTTAGGGATACCATCAGGAGGTACTCCATGCTCCGTGGAGGAGAAGGGGTCCTGGTTGCACTATCAGGAGGACCCGATTCCGTCTGTCTTTTACTCCTCCTTAACGAACTCAGGGACGAACTGAGAATCACCCTGTCCGCCCTCTATGTTGATCACGGGTTAAGGCCCGGAGAGGTCCCATCGGAAATAGTGCTGTGCAGGGAGTTGACCACTACCCTGGGTATCCCCCTTAATGTGCTCAGGGTTGATGTCAGGGGCTTCGCCGAAGATGAAAGGCTCGGTATTCAGGAGGCCGCAAGGCTTCTCCGGTACAGGGCCTTTTATGAGGAGGCCCGGAGGCTTGATGCGGACAGGGTCGCCACGGGCCACCATGCCGATGACCAGGCGGAGACCGTGATCATGAGACTCCTTAGAGGTTCGGGACCGAGGGGCCTCTCCGGTATACCGCCTGTGAGGGAGAGTGTTATCAGGCCGATGATAGGATTGAGGAGGGAGGAGATAGAAGGTTATCTCAGGGAGCGGGACATCAGGTTTGTTCACGACTCTTCAAATCTCCAGGATAAGTACCTGAGAAACAGGATCAGGAGGGAGCTTCTGCCTGCTTTAAAGAGATACAACCCCCGCATTGTCGAGGTCCTCGGCAGGACTGCCGATATCCTTCGTGAGGAGGATGGGTATATGGAGATAAAGGTAACAAAAGCGCTTATGAGGTTGATTACCAAGAAGACCGGGGATACTGTTGAGCTGTTCCTCTCACCCCTTGAGAACATGGAGAAGGTGATTCTGAGACGGGTATTGCTTAGGATCGTTGAGGAAACAAGAGGTCTCAGGGGCATAGGGCTTGAACACGTGGAGGCGATTATGGGCCTGATCAGGGCCGGCTCAGCCGGTTCGAGGGTTTATCTGCCCCGTGGTGTAAGGGCGATCAAGGGATACTCGACCCTTACGGTTACATCCGTACGGCCGGGCAGGCTGCCTGAGTATACACTCAACATACCCGGGGAGACGGTTTTGAAAGAGGCGGGGATTGTGCTGATTGCAAGTATGATGGAGACGAAAGAGGCCGGTTCATTTGGTGACGGCAGGAACGAGGCGGTTTTTGATCCCGATACGTTGGTGTTTCCCCTCAAGGTGAGGGCGCGCAGGCCCGGGGATGCCTTTTATCCATACGGCTTTGGCAAGAGGAAGAAGATACAGGACTTCTTCGTTGACGGGAAGGTGCCGAGGGATGAGCGGGATACCGTTCCCCTTCTCCTCTCGGGCGATGACATAATATGGGTTGTCGGCTACAGGACGGACGACAGATACAGGGTGGGAAGTGCATGCCGGAGGGTCCTGAAGATAATGGTAAGGCTGGTGAACAGGTGA